The following coding sequences lie in one Arachis ipaensis cultivar K30076 chromosome B03, Araip1.1, whole genome shotgun sequence genomic window:
- the LOC107630501 gene encoding uncharacterized protein LOC107630501 — MPYNHYHRRPWNSSPPFMSPPLLIILVPIIAIALLFLVVPPLLSATTNVLRPSSVVKKSWDSLNILLVVFAILCGVFARRNDDESPPPYDPVVSDQNAAFRKMPSSGEREREGEGEGEGEREGSGYVSQQWFGFAGERKGYETPPIQVQSPATGVTRLRRNSSSYPDLRSWETSDDRFRFRFYDDFEIDKQFRSPARHQFATVDRRTRWPGPDDGEVHELHIKEIPVDTFQTSSSPPSPEPPPRSSAPPTPPPPPPPPPPPPPPADTRRKPRRTRTYEKENSVTEITELDNDRKFTSVRSPPLSPSTPPPPPPPAPVKTRSDHKRGKSEQRKSTVKRDIATVWASVLSNQRKRKTKQKTKNEHNQNFNHNYDNVIDELTNSYMRPPLSPAPAPQNPFSICATAATTSSSVDIFTEMVKMEETDPSSATSAYTYNDEAVYAGNQSPLIPVPPPLPPFKMPAMKFLVRGDFVKIQSETIETTDSVINPVTDRNGEVSGSVFCPSPDVNVKASTFIARLRGEWKLEKLNSLKEKGNGSLPFRG; from the exons ATGCCTTACAATCACTACCACCGTCGCCCGTGGAACTCCTCACCGCCCTTCATGAGCCCTCCACTTCTAATCATTCTTGTGCCTATAATCGCCATAGCGCTGCTCTTCCTAGTCGTGCCGCCACTCCTCTCCGCCACCACCAACGTTCTCCGGCCATCTTCCGTCGTCAAAAAGAGCTGGGACTCACTCAACATCCTCCTCGTTGTGTTTGCTATCCTCTGCGGCGTTTTCGCCAGGCGAAATGACGACGAATCGCCACCTCCATACGACCCCGTCGTTTCGGATCAAAACGCTGCGTTTCGTAAAATGCCTTCTtcgggagaaagagaaagagagggagagggagagggagagggagagagagaaggaagtGGTTATGTTTCGCAGCAGTGGTTTGGGTTTGCAGGGGAGAGGAAGGGTTATGAGACCCCTCCGATCCAGGTTCAGTCACCGGCAACCGGCGTTACCCGGTTGAGAAGGAACAGCAGCTCATATCCAGATCTAAGGAGCTGGGAAACCAGCGATGACCGGTTCAGGTTTCGATTCTATGACGACTTTGAAATCGACAAGCAGTTTCGCTCCCCCGCCAGGCATCAGTTTGCCACCGTGGACCGACGCACGCGGTGGCCGGGACCAGACGATGGAGAAGTTCACGAACTTCATATTAAAGAAATTCCAGTTGATACCTTCCAGACTAGCTCATCTCCTCCATCTCCGGAACCGCCCCCGAGATCATCGGCGCCCCCGACGCCTCCTCCTCCCCCGCCGCcgccaccacctcctcctccgcCGGCGGATACTCGTCGGAAGCCAAGACGAACACGAACATATGAGAAAGAAAACAGTGTTACTGAGATAACCGAGCTCGACAATGATCGCAAGTTCACGAGTGTACGGTCTCCGCCGCTATCTCCTTCGACGCCGCCCCCTCCTCCACCTCCGGCTCCGGTGAAGACGCGATCGGATCACAAGCGCGGTAAGAGCGAACAAAGGAAGAGCACCGTGAAGAGAGACATAGCAACGGTTTGGGCTTCGGTACTCTCCAACCAGAGAAAGAGGAAGACAAAGCAGAAAACCAAGAACGAACACAATCAAAATTTCAATCACAATTACGATAACGTTATTGACGAGTTAACAAATAGTTATATGAGACCACCACTGTCGCCTGCACCTGCGCCTCAAAATCCATTCAGTATCTGCGCCACCGCcgccaccacctcctcctccgtTGACATCTTCACGGAGATGGTCAAAATGGAAGAAACCGATCCCTCCTCCGCCACCTCCGCCTA CACCTATAACGACGAGGCAGTATACGCCGGGAACCAGTCGCCGCTGATTCCGGTTCCGCCCCCGCTTCCTCCGTTCAAAATGCCGGCAATGAAGTTCCTGGTCCGTGGCGATTTTGTTAAAATAC AATCAGAAACGATTGAAACAACTGATTCCGTTATTAACCCCGTTACAGATCGTAACGGCGAGGTGAGTGGGTCCGTTTTCTGTCCCAGCCCCGACGTTAACGTAAAGGCTTCAACGTTCATTGCTAGGCTAAGAGGAGAATGGAAGCTTGAGAAGCTCAATTCCTTGAAGGAGAAAGGCAATGGCTCATTGCCTTTTAGAGGTTAA